A window of Balneola vulgaris DSM 17893 contains these coding sequences:
- a CDS encoding NERD domain-containing protein: MIYPEFFPDERKSEVAESKVFSMLKKVSHKYDIYYSKKFVTTGKSKRAEYEIDFIIVIPEKVLFCLEVKGGIVNYSGFNDKWTQNGRQLIKRPDQQASSAMHSLISEYSSIIGNMAIGWGLCFPDCELEQAKLSPIVNERQIIDQRKLLYIEDSIADCLSFVQEKNSSRRGCKRWEYEKFKSELLRDIGFVQILSTKMKYDENRFIQLTNDQIRIFDRIKSNQKIITDGPAGSGKTIIAKTVASDLLGSGKKVLFLCYNRTLANKVRYGFDRDEPNIQVSTFHSLAKSIIEQSDLKWWETHCKEDNFWELLVPIKLEECIYFFNEKYDCIIIDEGQDFKELWFELIFSLSSNKGSIYIFIDKMQNIFGRNFAIPGEDEFLKYTLPENCRNTKSIVKHLSNVLETPISSFPNSPIGQSVEFKSFESVKNQQKFLESELIRLINEQKVETSQILLLLNSSKNKSSIKDLNKVLRYKVLSLDNKARFLSNTIHYTTINTFKGLEADIVFILDIDKIPQEYKKEILYTESSRARHKLYICQS; encoded by the coding sequence ATGATATACCCTGAGTTTTTTCCTGATGAAAGAAAATCAGAAGTAGCTGAATCTAAAGTATTTAGCATGTTAAAAAAAGTATCTCATAAATATGATATTTACTATTCAAAAAAATTTGTTACAACTGGCAAGTCAAAGAGAGCAGAATATGAGATTGATTTCATTATAGTAATACCCGAAAAAGTGCTTTTTTGTTTAGAGGTTAAAGGTGGAATTGTTAATTATTCGGGATTTAATGATAAATGGACACAAAATGGTAGGCAATTAATAAAAAGACCTGATCAACAGGCTTCTTCTGCTATGCATTCACTTATTAGTGAGTACTCAAGTATTATTGGAAATATGGCCATCGGTTGGGGGCTTTGTTTCCCAGATTGTGAGCTTGAACAAGCAAAACTTTCACCTATAGTTAATGAAAGGCAAATAATAGATCAGCGGAAATTACTATACATTGAGGATAGTATAGCTGATTGTCTTTCTTTTGTTCAAGAGAAAAATTCATCAAGAAGAGGATGTAAAAGGTGGGAATATGAAAAATTTAAATCTGAGTTACTACGTGATATTGGTTTTGTGCAAATTCTAAGTACAAAAATGAAGTATGATGAAAATAGGTTTATTCAACTCACTAATGACCAAATCCGTATTTTCGATCGTATCAAATCTAATCAAAAAATAATTACCGATGGCCCTGCTGGTTCTGGAAAAACGATAATTGCAAAGACTGTAGCAAGTGATCTATTAGGGAGTGGGAAAAAGGTTTTATTTTTGTGTTATAACAGAACGTTAGCTAATAAGGTTAGATATGGATTTGATAGAGATGAACCTAACATTCAAGTTTCTACATTCCATTCATTGGCTAAGTCAATAATCGAACAATCAGACTTAAAATGGTGGGAAACTCATTGTAAAGAGGATAACTTTTGGGAACTATTGGTACCTATAAAGCTTGAAGAATGTATTTACTTTTTTAATGAAAAATATGATTGCATAATTATTGATGAAGGACAAGATTTTAAAGAATTATGGTTCGAGTTAATATTTAGTTTATCATCGAATAAAGGAAGTATTTATATTTTTATTGATAAAATGCAGAATATATTTGGAAGAAATTTTGCTATTCCAGGAGAAGATGAGTTTTTGAAATATACACTTCCAGAAAATTGTAGAAATACTAAGTCAATAGTTAAACATTTATCGAATGTTTTAGAAACACCTATCTCTTCCTTCCCTAATTCTCCCATTGGACAATCAGTTGAATTCAAGAGTTTTGAATCTGTAAAGAATCAACAAAAGTTTTTAGAAAGTGAACTAATTAGATTAATCAATGAGCAGAAAGTAGAAACAAGTCAGATATTATTATTGTTAAACTCCTCTAAAAATAAAAGCAGTATTAAGGATTTAAATAAGGTCCTAAGGTATAAAGTTCTGTCGTTAGATAATAAAGCACGTTTTTTATCCAATACTATACATTATACAACAATCAATACCTTTAAAGGATTAGAAGCTGACATTGTATTTATTTTAGATATAGATAAAATCCCACAAGAATACAAAAAAGAGATTCTATATACTGAATCTTCTAGGGCGAGACATAAGCTTTATATTTGCCAATCTTAA
- a CDS encoding ATP-binding protein produces MSNPIYSAGYIETHRSSGYRSSIYALAELLDNSIDAKASKIEILLNETETIVGQNKRSRLSEIIIADNGSGMNEEYLNECLTFSKGSGESSTRIGKFGVGLLQSSIFVGRKVEVYSRVKGKKTWRKVYLDIDESKNKTHATYDEAKEAEPPIDILNKLSEDVNTIICWSKLDRIDAALADTMIRRAELLFGRIYRYKIRDGLIINMKSYHDLKGKPITDKKLIPYDPLFLIDGQSYISSILWDVAHNQENLGINTKLGDDEKYNSSFYYKKFIEGCIPNKTSKPIFQKDEHAFDVDYSMELNGKTYSFTIRAAFAYKDITKPGVRNGGALKIGQIAAKKMTGSRDFKSANIYFLRNEREIDFGSYGLYRVQEEVSRWWTIEIHFDSSLDDVMGLSNNKQSVEFNVTFDRDKDEIGENQTMTMSQIREHVWNKMTDVITDSIKRMQKQLKQYAKDFKEQEENDLDQLTGKDSGPIKTPEKSIVDLIAKSKTQWTTEQKEDLLNVLKPFFMNVHTKDLKEQIEIFSRELYSVLVIYAENQTNNLIEVRTIKGYNIILINKNHSYYTMVLDPLKSNRQLKDFAIAIEMMLSSMALEYRGLITEDKDRYEIVLKDFLEGVARRLRSYLNQISLRFETDEENNEE; encoded by the coding sequence ATGTCTAATCCAATTTATTCAGCTGGGTATATTGAAACACATAGAAGTTCAGGATATAGGTCATCGATTTATGCTTTAGCAGAACTGCTTGACAACTCCATTGATGCAAAAGCTTCAAAAATTGAAATATTATTGAACGAAACTGAGACAATAGTAGGGCAAAACAAAAGAAGTCGGCTTTCTGAAATTATTATCGCAGATAATGGATCAGGAATGAATGAAGAATATTTAAATGAATGTTTAACATTCTCAAAGGGAAGTGGTGAAAGTTCTACAAGAATTGGAAAGTTTGGTGTTGGCCTCCTACAGTCTTCTATTTTTGTAGGAAGAAAAGTAGAGGTTTATTCAAGAGTTAAAGGGAAAAAAACATGGCGAAAAGTTTATTTAGATATTGATGAATCAAAAAATAAAACCCATGCCACATATGATGAAGCTAAAGAGGCTGAACCACCGATTGATATTCTTAATAAACTTTCAGAAGATGTAAATACCATTATTTGCTGGTCAAAGTTAGATAGAATTGACGCCGCTTTAGCCGACACAATGATAAGGCGAGCTGAATTACTGTTTGGAAGAATTTATCGGTATAAAATTCGTGATGGATTAATAATTAATATGAAATCTTACCATGATTTAAAAGGAAAACCCATAACTGATAAGAAACTAATACCATACGATCCATTATTTTTAATTGATGGCCAATCTTATATATCATCAATTCTCTGGGATGTTGCTCACAATCAGGAAAATTTAGGTATAAATACAAAACTGGGTGATGATGAAAAATATAATTCATCATTCTACTACAAAAAATTTATTGAAGGTTGTATTCCGAATAAAACATCAAAGCCAATTTTTCAAAAAGATGAACATGCATTTGATGTTGATTATTCAATGGAGTTAAATGGTAAAACATATTCATTTACAATTAGAGCCGCTTTTGCGTATAAAGACATCACAAAGCCTGGTGTAAGAAATGGTGGAGCTTTAAAAATCGGTCAAATAGCTGCAAAAAAAATGACTGGGTCTCGTGATTTTAAATCTGCTAATATTTATTTCCTTCGAAATGAGAGAGAAATTGATTTTGGTAGTTATGGTTTATACAGGGTTCAAGAAGAGGTCTCTAGGTGGTGGACAATTGAAATTCATTTTGACTCAAGCCTTGACGATGTAATGGGTTTGAGTAATAATAAACAATCTGTCGAATTTAATGTGACTTTTGATAGAGACAAGGATGAGATTGGGGAAAACCAAACAATGACAATGTCTCAAATTAGAGAGCATGTTTGGAATAAAATGACTGATGTTATTACCGATTCAATTAAAAGGATGCAGAAACAGTTAAAACAGTATGCGAAAGATTTTAAGGAACAAGAGGAGAATGATTTAGATCAATTAACAGGCAAAGATTCAGGACCTATTAAAACTCCTGAAAAATCAATTGTTGACTTAATAGCAAAATCTAAAACACAATGGACAACAGAACAAAAGGAAGATTTACTAAACGTATTAAAACCTTTTTTTATGAATGTTCATACCAAAGACTTAAAAGAACAAATAGAAATATTTAGTAGAGAACTGTATAGTGTTTTAGTTATATATGCAGAGAACCAGACTAATAACCTTATAGAAGTTAGAACTATTAAAGGTTATAATATAATTTTGATAAACAAAAATCATTCATACTATACAATGGTTCTTGATCCTTTGAAGTCTAATAGACAATTGAAGGATTTTGCAATAGCAATAGAAATGATGTTGAGTTCAATGGCATTAGAATACAGGGGTTTAATAACTGAAGATAAAGACAGATATGAAATTGTATTAAAGGATTTTTTAGAGGGTGTTGCTAGGAGATTACGAAGTTATTTAAATCAAATTAGTCTTCGGTTTGAAACAGATGAAGAAAACAACGAAGAATAA